CGAAAGCCATGGACAAATGATCCGAAAGAGTGGGTGACAGTAGAGCAAGCGCATCCTGCAATAATCTCCAAGGATTTGTTTGAGCGGGCAAATGTGACGAACCGCGAGAACTTTGGCAAAGGCAACCCGCACCAAGTCAAGAGTCCTTATCTTCTCTCCGGTCTGATTCGGTGCGACCATTGCGGTTTCAACTTCTCTGGACACACATATTCAGCCCGCAAGCGACACTACTACCAGGATAGCGGCTTCATCAACAAAGGTCGATCCGTTTGCACATCATTCCTGATTCCTAAGGAGAGAATCGAGAACTTTGTCATCAGCAGTATCAAGGAGAACCTCTTGAGTTCCGGTGTTGAGGCACAACTGCGTACCGTGATCGAGCGTCAACTACAGAAACGTCATAGTGGTGAGGATTTCAGCCTTCGGAGAATCGAAGCGGCAATTGTGAACAACGAAGTTCAGACACGCAACTTGGTCGACGCCATCGCTCAAGGGATTCGAGTTGATACTGTCTTGTCACGCGTGAAGGAACTGGAGACCGAGCGGAAGCGGCTGCTAAA
The genomic region above belongs to Bacteroidota bacterium and contains:
- a CDS encoding recombinase zinc beta ribbon domain-containing protein — its product is MTVEQAHPAIISKDLFERANVTNRENFGKGNPHQVKSPYLLSGLIRCDHCGFNFSGHTYSARKRHYYQDSGFINKGRSVCTSFLIPKERIENFVISSIKENLLSSGVEAQLRTVIERQLQKRHSGEDFSLRRIEAAIVNNEVQTRNLVDAIAQGIRVDTVLSRVKELETERKRLLKEKTRLESVEVKSKDIRDLAQSIAEETKRFDEVLRTSPIHVQKQWIRRFVLGIVVERDKNRAVCHITRIPMTSHPIMKTLISPNLSIVSVPGTGLEPARPCGH